In Devosia beringensis, a single window of DNA contains:
- a CDS encoding ABC transporter permease codes for MTAHAQAAGPNLFARLRQAPWIWSFLAAALAFGGTMVVSGGQGSYSLLNAALTFAAFSVIVGVGQMFVITLGPGNVDLSVPASMTLAATLSLKFMDSDTGLIVPGLLIALAVGVACGIFNYGLILALRIPPIIATLSSSFIFQSIAIWSNRGLRIKPPQPLADFTTGSTLAIPNVAIVVVVLALLAWFVLERTIFGRWILAVGQNLRAAQLSAVPINLVRICVYVGSATLAAFAGFLLASFSGGANLNMGTEYMLMSIAVVVIGGSSIAGGNSNVPGIWGAALFMFLLVSMLNSLGLGAGIRLLLTGGIIVAVVIFASKRIYSA; via the coding sequence ATGACAGCGCACGCGCAGGCCGCTGGCCCAAACCTGTTTGCCCGATTGAGGCAAGCGCCCTGGATTTGGTCCTTCCTCGCTGCCGCATTGGCATTCGGTGGAACGATGGTCGTTTCGGGTGGTCAGGGCTCGTACTCACTGCTCAACGCGGCTCTTACCTTTGCGGCATTTTCCGTCATTGTTGGCGTTGGACAGATGTTCGTCATCACGCTGGGGCCTGGCAACGTCGATCTGTCGGTTCCCGCAAGCATGACACTGGCCGCAACGCTTTCGCTCAAATTCATGGATTCCGATACCGGCCTCATAGTGCCGGGCCTGCTGATCGCGCTGGCCGTGGGCGTGGCCTGCGGCATCTTCAACTATGGCCTGATCCTGGCGCTGCGCATTCCGCCGATTATCGCCACGCTGTCGTCTTCGTTCATCTTCCAGTCGATCGCCATTTGGTCCAATCGAGGCCTGCGCATCAAGCCGCCTCAGCCTCTGGCTGACTTCACCACCGGCAGCACCCTGGCTATCCCCAATGTGGCGATTGTCGTGGTGGTGCTTGCGCTGCTGGCTTGGTTCGTGCTGGAACGCACCATTTTCGGACGCTGGATCCTGGCGGTCGGCCAGAATTTGCGTGCCGCCCAGTTGAGCGCCGTGCCGATCAATCTGGTGCGCATCTGCGTCTATGTGGGCTCGGCAACGCTTGCCGCCTTTGCCGGATTTCTGCTCGCGAGCTTTTCGGGCGGCGCCAATCTGAACATGGGTACCGAATACATGCTTATGTCGATTGCGGTGGTCGTTATCGGCGGCAGCTCGATTGCCGGTGGAAACAGCAATGTCCCGGGCATCTGGGGCGCAGCTTTGTTCATGTTCCTGTTGGTCTCCATGCTCAATAGCCTTGGCCTGGGCGCCGGCATCAGGCTGCTTCTGACCGGGGGCATTATCGTCGCTGTGGTGATATTTGCCAGCAAGAGGATCTATTCGGCATGA
- a CDS encoding ABC transporter permease, protein MTRDQIRTLLPVVSLSVLLAAVFWLQPRAMSYFGVNLLFNLAIPLALATIAQMLIIMVNDIDLSIGTFVTFCACVTATLVNDTPLLGYAVLAASVLAYAAMGAIIHARGLPAIVVTLGASFVWSGLAVLILPSPGGAAPGWVRDLMSLKPIFVPLAVLAPIVIGLVMHLFIKRSSIGVVLQGVGGNERALDRSGWSIIGLKALAYGLAGLFGVLAGMALVGLTTAADANIALRYTLLSIAGVILGGGEFTGGRVSPIGAVIGALTLTLAASFLSFLRLSPDWQIGAQGAILILVLAARLLISYRRTA, encoded by the coding sequence ATGACTCGCGACCAGATCCGGACATTGCTGCCGGTCGTGTCCCTCAGCGTCTTGCTCGCCGCCGTCTTCTGGCTGCAGCCGCGCGCCATGAGTTATTTTGGGGTCAACCTGCTGTTCAATCTGGCAATTCCGTTGGCGCTGGCCACTATTGCCCAGATGCTGATCATCATGGTCAACGACATCGACCTGTCCATCGGCACGTTTGTCACCTTCTGCGCCTGCGTCACGGCCACGCTTGTCAATGACACGCCCTTGCTCGGCTATGCGGTCCTCGCCGCCTCTGTGCTGGCTTATGCTGCCATGGGCGCAATCATTCACGCGCGCGGTTTGCCGGCCATCGTGGTGACCCTGGGGGCATCCTTCGTGTGGTCCGGTCTTGCGGTGCTGATCCTGCCGTCGCCCGGCGGCGCAGCGCCCGGCTGGGTGCGCGACTTGATGAGTCTTAAACCCATATTTGTGCCCCTGGCGGTCCTCGCCCCGATCGTGATCGGGCTGGTCATGCACCTCTTTATCAAGCGCTCCTCGATCGGTGTTGTGCTCCAGGGCGTGGGTGGCAATGAACGGGCGCTGGATCGTTCCGGCTGGTCCATCATCGGGCTCAAGGCACTCGCCTATGGTTTGGCCGGTCTATTCGGCGTGCTGGCGGGCATGGCGCTGGTGGGCCTGACCACGGCTGCCGATGCCAATATCGCCCTGCGCTACACACTGCTCTCAATTGCCGGAGTGATCCTGGGCGGAGGCGAATTTACCGGGGGGCGCGTGTCCCCCATTGGCGCAGTGATTGGCGCACTCACGCTGACGCTGGCGGCAAGTTTCCTGTCCTTTCTGCGGCTCTCGCCGGATTGGCAAATTGGCGCCCAAGGCGCGATCCTGATCCTGGTGCTAGCCGCCCGCTTGCTTATTTCCTATCGGAGGACCGCGTGA
- a CDS encoding SMP-30/gluconolactonase/LRE family protein produces MTPLYDIRHPAFHALIQHNVGLKQLSSGHMWTEGPVWVPAHQCLYFSDIPNQSILRWTPDGAVTALRRNSNFTNGNTLDRQGRLVSCQHGTRTVVRTQTDGSIKTLADHYEGKRLNSPNDVVVKSDGAIWFTDPTYGIMGNYEGYRSVPEQEARNVFRLDVETGTLTSVVGDFLQPNGLAFSPDESILYVADSGTHTDGTAPATIRAFDVVGGVALTNSRVFATIEPGVPDGIRVDFHGNLWTSSADSVQCFNPQGMLLGRILVPEVVSNLAFGGPRNTHLFITATTSLYAIHVNTEAAICSYRSTHLI; encoded by the coding sequence ATGACCCCGTTGTATGACATACGGCACCCCGCGTTCCATGCACTCATCCAGCATAACGTGGGCCTCAAGCAATTGTCGTCCGGCCATATGTGGACTGAGGGTCCGGTCTGGGTTCCAGCGCACCAGTGCCTATATTTTTCCGACATTCCCAATCAGTCCATCTTGCGCTGGACACCCGACGGCGCTGTGACCGCGCTGCGCCGGAATTCCAATTTCACCAATGGCAACACGCTGGACCGCCAGGGGCGACTGGTCAGTTGCCAGCATGGCACCCGAACGGTCGTTCGCACCCAGACAGACGGATCGATCAAGACGTTGGCCGACCACTATGAGGGCAAGCGGCTCAATTCCCCCAACGACGTTGTCGTCAAAAGCGATGGCGCCATTTGGTTCACCGACCCGACCTACGGCATCATGGGCAACTACGAAGGCTATCGCTCCGTCCCTGAGCAGGAAGCACGCAACGTTTTCCGGCTCGACGTCGAAACCGGCACGCTGACCAGCGTTGTTGGTGATTTTTTGCAGCCTAATGGGCTGGCCTTTTCGCCCGACGAATCCATTCTCTATGTCGCAGATTCGGGCACCCATACGGATGGAACAGCACCCGCCACGATCCGCGCCTTTGATGTGGTCGGTGGCGTCGCGCTGACCAATTCACGGGTATTTGCCACAATTGAACCTGGCGTGCCCGACGGTATCCGTGTCGATTTCCATGGCAATCTGTGGACGTCCTCAGCAGACAGCGTCCAGTGTTTCAATCCACAGGGCATGTTGTTGGGAAGAATTCTGGTACCCGAGGTTGTCTCCAACCTGGCCTTTGGCGGGCCCCGGAACACCCATCTGTTCATCACCGCCACCACCAGCCTTTATGCGATCCACGTCAACACCGAAGCTGCGATCTGTTCGTACCGTTCTACGCACCTGATCTGA